A single genomic interval of Sebastes umbrosus isolate fSebUmb1 chromosome 11, fSebUmb1.pri, whole genome shotgun sequence harbors:
- the chd4b gene encoding chromodomain-helicase-DNA-binding protein 4 isoform X1, whose translation MSGSEDEREDFGAPDEPSLLHGEDEPEDAVVSDLEEVPKAKKKKKAKKSSRESRSSKRQRPVREELPVSSPERLIGVEAAERDAEEGGVRSASEGSDYAPGKKKKKRSSTAKDKKKGGAAAEKGGSSSSKSKRKDPEPEDDEDDDDDCQPKSSTQLLEAWGMKDIDHVFTQDDYSSLTNYKAFSQFVRPLIAAKNPKIAVSKMMTLMMAKWREFSTNNPLKGCATANAALAAANVAAAVENMVVAGTDGGPETGAAASPATPPAPAPAPAPAPAAPPAVPAPPLRKAKTKEGKGPNARKKSKPTPKPQPKPKPKKVAPLKIKLGGLNSKRKRSSSDEDEPEVDSDFDDGSFSVSDGSNRSNRPKKKPKSAKKKKKVETEEGDGYETDHQDYCEVCQQGGEIILCDTCPRAYHMVCLDPDMEKAPEGKWSCPHCEKEGIQWEARDELSEAEGEDEEDRRDEGVEEEDDHHIEFCRVCKDGGELLCCDTCPSSYHIHCLNPPLPEIPNGEWICPRCKCPHMKGKVQRVITWRWGEPPAPTPVPRPADLPADATDPPPLAGRREREFFVKWCNMSYWHCSWVLELQLELNCQVMFRNYQRKTDMDEPPPVDFGGEGDENKSTKRKNKDPLFVHMEEEFYRYGVKMEWLMIHRVVNHSVDKKNNVHYLIKWRDLPYDQSTWESEDMDIPEFDTYKQTYWNHRELVMGDEGRPVKKLKKTVKIKKAERPPANPVVDPTIKFDRQPDYLDSTGGTLHPYQLEGLNWLRFSWAQATDTILADEMGLGKTVQTAVFLYSLYKEGHSKGPFLVSAPLSTIINWEREFELWAPDMYVVTYIGDKDSRAVTRENEFSFEGNAIRGGKKASKMKKDSTVKFHVLLTSYELITIDQAVLGSIEWACLVVDEAHRLKNNQSKFFRILNNYPLQHKLLLTGTPLQNNLEELFHLLNFLTPMRFNNLEGFLEEFADIAKEDQIKKLHDMLGPHMLRRLKADVFKHMPSKTELIVRVELSPMQKKYYKFILTRNFEALNTRGGGNQVSLLNVVMDLKKCCNHPYLFPTAAMEAPKLPNGMYEGNALTKSSGKLTLLQKMMRKLKDGGHRVLVFSQMTKMLDLLEDFLENEGYKYERIDGGVTGNLRQEAIDRFNAPGAPQFAFLLSTRAGGLGINLASADTVIIYDSDWNPHNDIQAFSRAHRIGQNRKVMIYRFVTKASVEERITQVAKKKMMLTHLVVRPGLGSKTGSMSKQELDDILKFGTEELFKYELGMGDNKEDDSSVIHYDDHAIDRLLDRNQDATDDTELQSMNEYLSSFKVAQYVVKDEDDEEEVEREVIKQEESVDPDYWEKLLRHHYEQQQEDLARNLGKGKRTRKPVNYNDGSQEDRGIRQDWQEDQSDNQSDYSVASEEGDEDFDERAEANARRPNRKGLRNDRDKPLPPLLARVGGNIEVLGFNARQRKAFLNAVMRYGMPPQDAFTNQWLVRDLRGKSEKEFKAYVSLFMRHLCEPGADGAETFADGVPREGLSRQHVLTRIGVMSLIRKKVQEFEHVNGQWSMPWMAELEENKRAAALAAGEDPKTPSTGTPADTQPNTPVPEDLSKSEDKEDMKKDGEDGKGAKKADDPEIIEIPDESEKSPALEKKEEEVDSAAEKETGNGDEVKEKEADDTSKEKEEKDKTSETEKEKEKEKEKEKETPAEVKAEGSEGKTEPEEDKSKAEEGKDEKMDTSSPTEEKKEQKEEKDAVKTDESGKLQNGENTKEGATAAPVVNVSEEKKKATKQRFMFNIADGGFTELHSLWQNEERAATVTKKTFEIWHRRHDYWLLAGIIQHGYARWQDVQNDVRFAILNEPFKGEMSRGNFLEIKNKFLARRFKLLEQALVIEEQLRRAAYLNMTEDPAHPSMALNTRFSEVECLAESHQHLSKESMSGNKPANAVLHKVLKQLEELLSDMKADVTRLPATIARIPPVAVRLQMSERNILSRLASRAPEVTAQNQSQTSQQMQVPR comes from the exons GAGTTGCCAGTCAGCTCCCCAGAGCGCCTGATAGGAGtagaagcagcagagagagatgcAGAAGAGGGAGGCGTGCGGTCAGCGAGTGAAGGGAGTGATTATGCCcctgggaagaagaagaagaaacgctCCAGCACTGCCAAAGATAAGAAGAAAGGAGGTGCGGCAGCAGAGAAAGGAGGCTCATCCAGCTCAAAGAGCAAACGTAAAGACCCAGAACCAGAAGACGATGAGGATGACGACGATGATTGCCAG CCTAAAAGCTCCACCCAGCTGCTGGAGGCCTGGGGCATGAAGGACATCGACCACGTCTTTACTCAAGACGACTACAGCTCCCTCACCAACTACAAGGCCTTCAGCCAGTTTGTCAG GCCTTTAATTGCAGCAAAGAACCCCAAAATTGCAGTGTCCAAGATGATGACTTTAATGATGGCTAAGTGGAGAGAATTCAGCACCAACAACCCTCTTAAG GGTTGCGCCACTGCCAATGCAGCCCTTGCAGCTGCCAATGTGGCTGCAGCTGTGGAGAACATGGTGGTGGCGGGGACAGACGGAGGGCCAGAGACCGGCGCCGCCGCTTCACCTGCAAcccctcctgctcctgctcctgcccCCGCTCCGGCACCTGCTGCACCCCCAGCAGTCCCGGCACCTCCGCTCCGCAAGGCCAAGACCAAAGAGGGCAAAG GTCCCAACGCTCGCAAGAAGTCGAAGCCCACGCCTAAGCCTCAGCCCAAGCCCAAGCCTAAGAAGGTGGCTCCACTCAAGATCAAACTAGGGGGCCTCAACAGCAAGAGGAAACGCTCCTCT agtgatgaagatgaaCCCGAGGTTGACAGTGACTTTGACGATGGCAGTTTCTCTGTGTCGGATGGCTCCAACCGCAGCAATCGTCCTAAGAAGAAACCCAAGAGTgcgaagaaaaagaagaaag TAGAGACGGAGGAAGGCGATGGCTACGAGACAGACCACCAGGACTACTGTGAGGTGTGCCAGCAGGGAGGAGAGATCATTTTGTGTGACACCTGTCCCAGAGCGTATCACATGGTCTGTCTGGACCCCGACATGGAGAAGGCCCCTGAGGGCAAGTGGAGCTGCCCACACTGT GAGAAGGAGGGGATCCAGTGGGAGGCCAGGGATGAGCTCTCTGAGGCCGAAGGGGAGGATGAAGAAGACAGGAGGGACGaaggggtggaggaggaagacgacCACCACATTGAGTTCTGCCGGGTGTGCAAGGACGGCGGGGAGCTGCTTTGCTGTGACACCTGCCCCTCCTCCTACCACATCCACTGCCTCAACCCTCCTCTCCCTGAAATCCCCAATGGAGAGTGGATCTGCCCCCGCTGCAAG TGTCCACATATGAAGGGCAAAGTCCAGAGGGTTATAACATGGCGATGGGGAGAGCCGCCAGCCCCCACGCCTGTCCCTCGACCTGCTGACCTCCCTGCTGATGCTACTGATCCCCCGCCATTGGCTGGCCGCAGGGAGAGGGAGTTCTTTGTCAAATGGTGCAACATGTCCTACTGGCACTGCTCCTGGGTGCTGGAGCTGCAG CTGGAGCTGAACTGCCAGGTGATGTTCCGTAACTACCAGAGGAAAACTGACATGGATGAACCGCCGCCGGTGGATTTTGGAGGCGAGGGTGACGAAAACAAAAGCACCAAGAGGAAGAACAAGGATCCCCTCTTTGTCCACATGGAGGAGGAGTTTTACCGCTATGGAGTCAAGATGGAGTGGCTGATGATCCACCGCGTCGTCAACCACAG TGTTGATAAAAAGAACAACGTGCATTACCTGATCAAATGGAGAGATCTGCCCTATGACCAGTCAACCTGGGAGAGCGAAGACATGGACATCCCGGAGTTTGACACCTACAAACAGACATACTGGAATCACAG AGAGCTGGTGATGGGTGACGAGGGCAGGCCCGTTAAGAAGCTGAAGAAGACGGTCAAAATCAAGAAGGCAGAGCGTCCACCTGCTAATCCAGTAGTAGAT CCCACCATCAAGTTTGATCGGCAGCCCGACTACCTGGACAGCACAGGAGGCACTCTGCATCCCTACCAGCTGGAGGGGCTGAACTGGCTGAGGTTTTCTTGGGCTCAGGCCACAGACACAATCCTGGCTGATGAGATGGGGTTAGGAAAGACTGTACAGACTGCTGTCTTCCTCTACTCATTGTACAAGGAG GGTCACTCCAAAGGTCCCTTCCTGGTTAGTGCTCCGCTGTCCACCATCATTAACTGGGAGAGAGAGTTTGAGCTGTGGGCCCCTGACATGTACGTGGTGACCTATATAGGGGACAAAGACAGCAGGGCCGTCACCAGAGAGAACGAGTTCTCCTTTGAGGGAAACGCCATCCGAGGCGGGAAAAAAGCATCCAAGATGAAG AAAGACTCAACAGTCAAGTTCCACGTCCTGCTGACGTCCTATGAGTTGATCACCATTGACCAGGCTGTGCTGGGCTCCATTGAATGGGCCTGTCTGGTTGTGGACGAGGCTCACAGGCTCAAAAACAACCAGTCCAAG TTCTTCCGTATATTGAACAACTATCCGCTGCAACACAAGCTGCTGCTAACAGGCACTCCTCTCCAGAACAACCTGGAGGAGCTCTTCCACCTGCTGAACTTCCTGACACCAATGAGATTCAA CAACCTGGAAGGCTTCCTGGAGGAGTTTGCAGATATTGCCAAAGAGGACCAGATCAAGAAGCTCCACGACATGCTGGGACCACACATGCTCAGGAGGCTGAAGGCTGATGTTTTCAAACACATGCCTTCAAAGACTGAGCTCATTGTTAGAGTGGAGCTGAGCCCCATGCAGAA GAAATACTACAAGTTCATCCTAACACGTAACTTTGAGGCCCTGAACACTCGTGGAGGAGGAAACCAGGTGTCTCTGCTCAACGTGGTGATGGACCTGAAAAAGTGCTGCAACCACCCCTACCTCTTTCCAACAGCCGCCATG GAGGCACCAAAACTTCCAAACGGCATGTATGAGGGCAACGCGCTGACCAAGTCTTCAGGAAAACTGACGCTGCTCCAGAAGATGATGAGGAAGCTGAAGGACGGAGGCCACAGGGTTCTGGTCTTCTCCCAGATGACTAAAATGCTGGACCTGCTGGAGGACTTCCTGGAGAACGAGGGATACAAATATGAGAGAATTGATGGAGGAGTCACGGGCAACTTGAGACAGGAGGCCATCGACCGCTTTAATG CGCCCGGTGCTCCCCAGTTTGCTTTCCTCCTCTCAACCAGAGCTGGTGGTTTGGGCATTAATCTTGCCTCTGCTGACACCGTCATTATCTACGACTCAGACTGGAACCCCCACAATGACATCCAG GCGTTCAGCAGAGCTCACCGTATCGGCCAGAACAGGAAAGTGATGATTTATCGCTTCGTCACCAAGgcctctgtggaggagaggatCACGCAG GTGgcaaagaagaagatgatgcTCACTCATCTTGTGGTGCGACCAGGTCTCGGTTCCAAGACGGGCTCCATGTCCAAGCAGGAGCTCGATGATATCCTCAAGTTTGGAACGGAAGAGTTGTTTAAATATGAACTCGGAATGG GGGACAACAAGGAGGATGACAGCAGTGTGATCCACTACGATGACCACGCTATTGACCGTTTGCTGGACAGGAACCAGGATGCCACAGACGACACTGAGCTCCAGAGCATGAACGAATACCTCAGCTCCTTTAAAGTGGCCCAGTATGTGGTCAAAGACGAAGACGATGAG GAGGAGGTGGAAAGAGAGGTGATCAAGCAGGAGGAAAGTGTTGATCCTGACTACTGGGAGAAGCTGCTCCGTCACCACtacgagcagcagcaggaagatcTCGCTCGAAATTTAGGCAAAGGCAAAAGAACTCGAAAGCCAGTCAACTACAATGACGGCTCCCAGGAGGACCGAGGTATAAGACAAG ATTGGCAGGAGGATCAGTCCGACAACCAGTCTGATTACTCGGTGGCCTCGGAGGAGGGCGACGAGGACTTTGACGAACGGGCTGAAG CGAATGCCCGCAGACCGAACCGCAAAGGGTTGAGGAACGATCGGGACAAACCTCTGCCGCCGCTGCTGGCCAGAGTGGGCGGGAACATCGAG GTTTTGGGCTTCAATGCACGGCAGAGGAAGGCGTTCCTAAATGCAGTGATGCGTTATGGGATGCCGCCCCAGGATGCTTTCACCAACCAGTGGCTGGTCAGGGACCTCCGAGGGAAGTCTGAGAAAGAATTCAA GGCCTACGTGTCTCTGTTCATGCGTCACCTTTGTGAGCCGGGGGCTGATGGAGCTGAGACCTTTGCAGACGGTGTCCCACGTGAGGGTCTGTCAAGGCAACACGTGCTCACCCGTATTGGTGTGATGTCACTTATAAGGAAAAAG GTGCAGGAGTTTGAGCATGTGAACGGTCAGTGGTCGATGCCCTGGATggcagagctggaggagaacAAAAGGGCTGCGGCTTTGGCTGCAGGTGAAGACCCAAAGACTCCTTCTACTGGGAcccctgcagacacacagcccAACACTCCTGttccag AAGATTTGTCTAAATCAGAGGACAAGGAAGACATGAAGAAGGACGGCGAGGATGGCAAAGGAGCCAAGAAGGCAGATGATCCGGAG ATTATTGAAATCCCAGATGAATCTGAAAAATCCCCCGCCCtcgaaaagaaagaagaggaggtaGACTCCGCTGCAGAGAAGGAGACAGGGAATGGAGATGAAGTCAAGGAGAAGGAGGCGGATGACACGAGcaaggagaaagaagagaaggacaAGACGTCGGAgacggagaaggagaaggagaaggagaaggagaaggagaaggagacacCTGCTGAGGTCAAGGCTGAAGGTTCGGAGGGCAAGACCGAACCAGAGGAGGACAAGTCTAAAG CTGAGGAGGGAAAAGATGAGAAGATGGACACCAGTTCGCcaacagaggagaagaaag AgcaaaaagaggaaaaggaTGCAGTGAAAACAGACGAGTCTGGCAAACTGCAGAACGGAGAGAACACCAAAGAAGGAGCAACAGCTGCGCCGGTGGTTAACGTTagtgaagagaagaaaaaagccACCAAGCAGAGGTTCATGTTCAACATCGCTGATGGAGGATTCACAG AGCTTCACTCTCTGTGGCAGAATGAAGAGCGGGCGGCCACCGTCACCAAGAAGACCTTTGAGATTTGGCACCGTCGCCATGACtactggctgctggctggaaTCATACA ACACGGCTACGCTCGGTGGCAGGATGTGCAGAACGATGTGAGGTTTGCCATCCTCAACGAGCCCTTCAAAGGGGAGATGAGCAGAGGCAACTTCCTGGAGATCAAGAACAAGTTTCTGGCCCGCAGGTTCAAG TTATTGGAGCAGGCGTTGGTGATCGAGGAGCAGTTGCGCAGGGCAGCCTACTTGAACATGACGGAGGACCCGGCCCACCCCTCCATGGCCCTCAACACTCGCTTCAGTGAGGTGGAGTGTCTCGCCGAGTCCCACCAGCACCTCAGCAAGGAGTCCATGTCTGGAAACAAGCCTGCCAATGCAGTTCTGCATAAAG TTCTCAAACAGCTCGAGGAACTGTTGAGCGACATGAAGGCTGACGTCACACGTCTCCCGGCAACCATCGCCAGGATACCCCCCGTCGCCGTGCGGCTGCAAATGTCCGAGAGGAACATCCTTAGCCGACTGGCCAGCCGGGCCCCCGAGGTTACCGCTCAGAACCAGTCACAGACCTCACAGCAGATGCAGGTGCCGCGCTGA